A window of the Trichoderma asperellum chromosome 6, complete sequence genome harbors these coding sequences:
- a CDS encoding uncharacterized protein (antiSMASH:Cluster_6.7~EggNog:ENOG41) produces the protein MAPPTATTTLEEEQNQQQTVIKMNSAAAAQEEEEMESQLSNLSRGPNPLQGIPTFPSFHEHRKHIVLHMAAVFRNWARNGYTEGISGHISVRDPEFPGLIWMNPIGKHFALMNGSDMLCLRISDGEIVGGNRSRPVNNPGFYIHSEVHKARHNIHAICHAHTIAGRAWCAFGKPLEMITQDICDLYGVLAVDTEYAGIVTAEQEGRQIAKALGPKGKAALLINHGIITVGQTVDEASFLLGLVERSCEIQLKVEAACAGNPNLKKSIIPHELAMNNFKMAGEKHWLYEEAQPDIQLEIELAGEVISRGLDDVKIDTQ, from the exons ATGGCGCCTCCCACTGCCACCACTACtttggaagaagaacagaACCAGCAGCAGACTGTTATCAAGATGAAcagtgccgctgctgcccaagaagaggaagaaatggaATCCCAGCTATCTAACCTGAGCCGTGGCCCTAATCCTCTACAAG GCATCCCTACTTTCCCCTCCTTTCATGAGCATCGTAAGCATATAGTGTTGCATATGGCCGCCGTTTTCCGCAACTGGGCTCGCAATGGCTACACAGAGGGTATTTCCGGTCATATTTCTGTTCGTGATCCAGAATTTCCCGGTCTTATCTGGATGAATCCTATTGGCAAACATTTTGCTCTCATGAATGGCAGTGATATGCTCTGCCTAAGAATCAGCGATGGAGAAATTGTTGGCGGTAATAGA TCCCGCCCTGTTAATAACCCAGGCTTCTATATTCACTCTGAGGTGCACAAAGCACGCCATAACATCCACGCTATCTGCCATGCCCACACCATCGCCGGACGTGCTTGGTGTGCCTTCGGCAAGCCACTTGAAATGATTACTCAAGACATTTGCGATCTCTACGGAGTGCTCGCTGTGGATACCGAATATGCAGGAATAGTTACTGCTGAGCAAGAGGGCAGGCAAATTGCCAAGGCTCTCGGGCCCAAGGGCAAAGCTGCCCTGCTGATCAACCACGGTATCATCACTGTGGGACAGACTGTTGACGAAGCTTCCTTTTTGCTGGGCTTAGTGGAGCGCAGCTGTGAGATCCAGCTCAAGGTTGAAGCTGCTTGTGCCGGCAATCCTAACTTAAAAAAGAGTATCATCCCACATGAGCTCGCAATGAACAACTTTAAGATGGCAGGCGAAAAGCACTGGCTTTACGAGGAAGCTCAACCCGATATCCAGCTTGAGATTGAGCTAGCGGGAGAGGTCATTTCGAGGGGTTTGGATGATGTGAAAATTGATACCCAATAa